The Dysidea avara chromosome 13, odDysAvar1.4, whole genome shotgun sequence genome includes a region encoding these proteins:
- the LOC136242240 gene encoding uncharacterized protein — MALQAAAAHPCYSKIDKQYSLESANEKQNSSVVIPVAVRAVQGENSLMFEPAISAKHSKPRNAVSHRNNLQKARQSDSQQINSCQAFSSNKERHPKDREDSHGCLLTKLGPGALLAKMDIKSAFRLLPVHPADRHLLAMEWNGGIYIDTCLPFSLRSASKLLNILADLFSWLLDQQGASPTIHYLDNFLTMGPAGDPTCFNNLNKMTDIAKYLGIPLAMEKLEVPSHCLTFLGIALAMQKM; from the exons ATGGCACTGCAAGCTGCAGCAGCACATCCATGCTACAGTAAAATTGATAAACAGTATTCACTGGAGTCTGCCAATGAGAAGCAAAACTCTTCAGTGGTAATACCAG TGGCAGTACGAGCTGTTCAGGGGGAGAATTCACTGATGTTTGAGCCAGCCATCAGCGCAAAGCATTCAAAGCCCAGGAATGCTGTTAGTCACAG GAACAACCTCCAGAAAGCGAGGCAATCAGACAGTCAACAAATCAACAGCTGCCAAGCGTTCTCGTCTAACAAAGAAAGACATCCCAAAGATCGTGAAGATAGTCATGGATGCCTTCTAACTAAGTTGGGTCCTGGGGCTCTGCTAGCCAAGATGGATATCAAGAGCGCTTTCCGTTTACTGCCAGTGCACCCAGCTGACCGCCACCTGCTAGCAATGGAGTGGAATGGGGGAATTTACATCGACACCTGCCTCCCATTTAGCCTCAGGTCAGCTTCCAAGCTGTTGAACATTCTGgctgatctattttcatggttACTGGATCAGCAGGGAGCATCTCCCACCATTCACTATTTGGATAATTTCCTCACAATGGGACCAGCTGGCGATCCCACATGCTTCAACAACTTGAACAAAATGACGGACATAGCCAAGTATCTGGGAATCCCCTTGGCCATGGAAAAACTGGAAGTACCATCTCATTGTCTCACCTTCCTTGGCATTGCCCTTGCCATGCAGAAGATGTAA